A section of the Triticum dicoccoides isolate Atlit2015 ecotype Zavitan chromosome 7A, WEW_v2.0, whole genome shotgun sequence genome encodes:
- the LOC119327413 gene encoding flavonol synthase/flavanone 3-hydroxylase-like: MVHQAQGLLVQEVAADGELPSRYVLKEQQGRPAAAAQRAAPSIPTVDVGRLANADPGEADRLRSALGSWGLFAVTGHGMTDPFLDAILGAARGFFHLPTEAKQEYSNVVDADDGGRKFQPEGYGVDRVDTDEQVLDWCDRLYLQIRPDDARQLRFWPTHPPDLAELLKEFSVEGEKVAKLVVTAMARCLGFEDGFFVDKVGERMPSYARFTYYPPCPRPDLVHGLKPHTDNSVVTVLLLDEQVGGLQVLKDGSWVDVPVLGDGRHQLLVVVGDEMEIMSNAAFKAPVHRVMAPGEEAERVSLAVFYQPEADKVLEPSPELVDGDRPAMYKRLQAKVFADGFWDAFALGERTIDFLKVKVDAADPPAAAVSGD; the protein is encoded by the coding sequence ATGGTGCATCAAGCTCAGGGCCTGCTCGTGCAGGAGGTGGCCGCCGACGGGGAGCTGCCGAGCCGCTACGTGCTCAAGGAGCAGCAGGGCCGCCCGGCCGCGGCCGCACAGCGTGCCGCTCCGTCCATCCCCACCGTGGACGTGGGCCGCCTTGCCAACGCCGACCCCGGCGAGGCCGACAGGCTCCGGTCGGCGCTCGGCTCCTGGGGCCTCTTCGCGGTGACCGGCCACGGCATGACGGACCCGTTCCTCGACGCGATCCTCGGCGCGGCGCGGGGGTTCTTCCACCTGCCGACGGAGGCGAAGCAGGAGTACAGCAACGTggtcgacgccgacgacggcggccgCAAGTTCCAGCCCGAGGGCTACGGCGTCGACCGCGTCGACACCGACGAGCAGGTCCTCGACTGGTGCGACCGGCTCTACCTCCAGATCCGGCCGGATGACGCGCGGCAGCTCCGCTTCTGGCCGACCCACCCGCCGGACCTCGCCGAGCTCCTCAAAGAGTTCAGCGTCGAGGGCGAGAAGGTGGCCAAGCTCGTCGTCACGGCCATGGCGAGGTGCCTGGGCTTCGAGGATGGGTTCTTCGTGGACAAGGTCGGCGAGCGGATGCCGTCGTACGCGCGGTTCACCTACTACCCGCCCTGCCCGCGCCCGGACCTCGTGCACGGGCTCAAGCCCCACACCGACAACTCCGTGGTCACCGTGCTCCTCCTCGACGAGCAGGTCGGCGGCCTCCAGGTTCTGAAGGACGGCAGCTGGGTCGACGTGCCCGTGCTGGGCGACGGCCGACACCAGCTGCTGGTCGTGGTCGGCGAcgagatggagatcatgagcaacgCGGCGTTCAAGGCGCCGGTACACCGGGTGATGGCGCCGGGGGAGGAGGCGGAGCGGGTGTCGCTGGCGGTGTTCTACCAGCCGGAGGCGGACAAGGTGCTTGAGCCGTCGCCCGAGCTGGTCGACGGGGACCGGCCGGCGATGTACAAAAGGCTGCAGGCCAAGGTCTTCGCCGACGGCTTCTGGGACGCGTTCGCGCTCGGGGAACGCACCATCGACTTCCTCAAGGTCAAGGTCGACGCCGCCGATCCGCCGGCGGCGGCCGTTTCCGGCGATTGA